A stretch of the Teretinema zuelzerae genome encodes the following:
- the deoC gene encoding deoxyribose-phosphate aldolase, whose product MQLNMYIDHTILKASATEADVQKICHEAKEFKFCSVCVNSGWVPFVKKELAGSGVKVCAVVGFPLGAMSMGAKVFEAKHTADAGADEIDMVINVGLLKSGHDDAVREEIRAIKEAIGTKILKVIIETCYLTDDEKKKACKLSVEAGADFVKTSTGFGTGGATPEDVKLMLDEVKGKALVKASGGVRDAEAAKMYIDMGVRRLGTSNGIQIVSGETAKGGY is encoded by the coding sequence ATGCAATTGAATATGTATATCGATCATACGATCCTGAAGGCTTCCGCGACTGAAGCCGACGTCCAGAAAATCTGCCATGAAGCGAAGGAATTCAAATTCTGTTCCGTTTGCGTAAACTCCGGCTGGGTTCCGTTCGTAAAGAAGGAGCTCGCGGGTTCCGGCGTCAAAGTCTGCGCCGTCGTCGGCTTTCCGCTCGGCGCTATGTCCATGGGAGCCAAGGTGTTCGAAGCGAAGCATACCGCAGACGCTGGAGCCGATGAAATCGACATGGTGATCAACGTCGGCCTTTTAAAGTCCGGACACGACGACGCCGTGCGCGAGGAAATCCGCGCGATTAAGGAAGCGATCGGAACGAAGATTCTCAAGGTTATAATCGAAACCTGCTATCTGACCGACGACGAAAAGAAAAAGGCCTGCAAACTTTCCGTGGAAGCGGGAGCCGACTTCGTGAAAACATCGACCGGCTTCGGAACCGGAGGAGCGACCCCCGAGGACGTCAAGCTCATGCTCGACGAAGTGAAGGGCAAGGCTCTGGTGAAGGCGTCCGGAGGAGTCCGCGACGCGGAAGCCGCGAAAATGTATATCGACATGGGCGTCCGCCGGCTCGGCACGAGCAACGGCATCCAGATCGTCTCGGGCGAAACCGCCAAGGGCGGATACTGA
- a CDS encoding phosphopentomutase, giving the protein MAGIDRVIIVVLDSAGVGALPDAALYGDEGANTLGHIGDAGPLAVPNMEALGLGNIIPIRGVSPRAETQGAWGKAGSLTKGKDTTVGHWEIAGVVMNEALPTWPEGIPPDVAEQFEAAIGRKTLGRTVASGTEIIDQFGAEHVRTGFPIIYTSADSVFQIAAHEEVVPLETLYDWCKTARKMLNVGRVIARPFVGKPGSWQRTAHRHDYSLEPPQQTMLDKLVEAKLPVVGIGKISDIFAGRGITETHPITSNSDGMDKTINLVAKGGKGLVFTNLVDFDMKFGHRRDVDGYRRALEDFDAELAKLQAVMKDGDLLIITADHGCDPAFKGTDHTREYVPILAAGKRVKPGTIGTRKSFSDIAATTAELLLGSKETGSFAREILG; this is encoded by the coding sequence ATGGCGGGAATCGATAGAGTAATCATCGTCGTCCTCGACAGCGCCGGGGTCGGCGCCCTGCCCGACGCGGCGCTCTACGGCGACGAAGGGGCGAACACGCTCGGCCATATCGGAGATGCCGGACCTCTTGCGGTTCCGAATATGGAAGCGCTCGGACTGGGAAACATCATACCGATCCGCGGAGTCTCTCCACGCGCAGAGACGCAAGGAGCCTGGGGAAAGGCGGGATCGCTCACCAAGGGAAAAGACACCACTGTAGGCCACTGGGAAATCGCGGGCGTGGTAATGAACGAAGCGCTTCCGACCTGGCCTGAGGGCATCCCGCCTGACGTCGCCGAGCAGTTCGAGGCGGCGATCGGCAGAAAAACGCTCGGACGAACGGTAGCTTCCGGCACTGAAATCATCGATCAGTTCGGAGCCGAGCATGTGCGGACCGGCTTCCCGATCATCTATACCTCGGCTGACTCCGTGTTCCAGATCGCGGCTCACGAAGAGGTTGTTCCGCTCGAGACGCTGTACGACTGGTGCAAAACGGCCCGCAAAATGCTGAACGTCGGGCGCGTCATCGCGCGGCCCTTCGTCGGGAAACCCGGATCTTGGCAGAGAACCGCCCATCGGCACGACTATTCGCTGGAGCCTCCTCAACAAACGATGCTCGACAAGCTCGTCGAAGCGAAGCTTCCGGTTGTCGGAATCGGCAAAATCTCAGACATCTTCGCCGGCAGGGGCATCACGGAAACGCATCCGATTACGTCGAACTCGGACGGAATGGACAAAACCATCAACCTGGTGGCCAAGGGCGGCAAGGGACTCGTATTCACCAACCTCGTGGACTTCGACATGAAGTTCGGCCACCGCCGCGACGTGGACGGATACCGCCGGGCGCTGGAGGACTTCGACGCCGAGCTCGCGAAGCTGCAGGCTGTGATGAAAGACGGCGATCTGTTGATCATCACCGCCGACCACGGCTGCGACCCTGCCTTCAAGGGAACCGATCATACCAGGGAGTACGTTCCTATTCTCGCCGCGGGCAAGCGCGTGAAGCCGGGAACGATAGGAACGCGAAAATCCTTCTCGGACATTGCCGCGACGACGGCGGAGCTTCTCCTGGGCTCGAAGGAAACCGGAAGCTTCGCACGGGAAATTCTGGGCTGA
- the deoA gene encoding thymidine phosphorylase, producing the protein MFLPQETIRKKRDKIALSKEEIQDFIAGVTNNSVSEAQIAALTMAVFLNDMTREECVHLTLAMRDSGQVMEWKSLNLPGPVIDKHSTGGVGDTVSLMLGPLFAAAGGFNPMISGRGLGHTGGTLDKLASIPGYNPFPDPALLAKTVREAGTAIIGQTGALAPADKRIYAARDVTATVESIPLITASILSKKLAAGLDALVMDVKTGNGAFMPTQARSEALARSIVEVGTGAGLGVSALLTDMNQSLAPCAGNAIEVQCAIDYLTGKNKPARLHEVTMALCAEGLVAGKLAKTVEEARVILEKALASGAAAERFSRMASMLGGPADLLENPQKYLARAPVVVPYAAVSGGFIRGFDTRALGLAVVALGGGRLRSDQIIDPAVGLTDIAELGAKVSRGDVLMNIHARSREEAEEAARMIGKAIHIGESAPEMPVLVPARITAS; encoded by the coding sequence ATGTTTTTACCTCAGGAAACCATACGAAAAAAACGGGACAAGATTGCCCTGTCGAAAGAAGAAATACAGGATTTCATCGCCGGCGTGACGAACAACTCCGTAAGCGAAGCGCAGATCGCCGCTCTTACCATGGCGGTGTTTCTCAACGACATGACGAGGGAAGAGTGCGTGCACCTGACCCTGGCGATGCGCGACTCGGGACAGGTAATGGAGTGGAAGAGCTTGAATCTTCCCGGCCCTGTCATCGACAAGCATTCCACCGGAGGAGTGGGAGACACCGTATCCCTCATGCTCGGCCCTCTGTTCGCGGCGGCCGGCGGATTTAATCCGATGATATCGGGGCGAGGCCTCGGCCATACGGGCGGAACCCTCGACAAGCTCGCTTCAATTCCCGGCTACAACCCCTTCCCCGATCCGGCGCTTCTGGCGAAGACGGTCCGCGAGGCGGGAACGGCGATTATCGGACAGACGGGAGCCCTCGCTCCTGCCGACAAGCGAATCTATGCCGCGCGGGACGTGACCGCCACCGTCGAGTCTATTCCGCTGATTACCGCATCCATCCTTTCGAAGAAGCTTGCGGCCGGCCTCGACGCCCTCGTCATGGACGTGAAAACCGGAAACGGAGCCTTCATGCCTACGCAGGCGCGCTCCGAAGCGCTCGCCCGCTCGATCGTGGAAGTGGGAACGGGAGCGGGGCTCGGAGTGAGCGCGCTTCTGACCGACATGAACCAGTCGCTCGCACCCTGCGCGGGAAACGCGATCGAGGTCCAATGCGCCATCGACTATTTGACAGGGAAAAACAAACCGGCGCGCCTTCATGAAGTGACGATGGCGCTCTGCGCGGAAGGCCTCGTCGCGGGAAAACTGGCGAAGACGGTCGAAGAAGCGCGCGTTATTCTGGAAAAAGCGCTCGCCTCAGGCGCGGCAGCCGAGCGGTTCTCCCGCATGGCGAGCATGCTCGGCGGTCCTGCGGACCTTCTTGAGAATCCGCAAAAATACCTTGCCCGCGCGCCGGTAGTCGTTCCCTACGCCGCCGTTTCCGGCGGGTTTATTCGCGGATTCGACACCCGCGCGCTAGGGCTCGCGGTAGTGGCGCTGGGAGGCGGCAGGCTGAGAAGCGACCAGATCATCGATCCGGCCGTCGGCTTGACGGACATTGCGGAACTGGGAGCGAAGGTTTCCAGGGGAGACGTTCTGATGAACATCCATGCCCGATCCCGGGAAGAGGCTGAGGAAGCCGCCCGAATGATCGGCAAAGCGATACACATCGGAGAATCGGCGCCTGAAATGCCGGTCCTCGTCCCCGCGCGCATTACCGCGTCCTGA
- a CDS encoding BMP family lipoprotein, whose amino-acid sequence MKKSMLVCAVAAAALLVPSMLMTSCSGKKEAAKEMLVGMVTDAGTIDDKSFNQGTWEGILRAGKDLGVKTKYLKPTGTTEADYVKEITNLYDAGYKFIVTPGFKFETAIFVTQDKYPDAKFVLIDGSPNNGAWDDTRQEKVGTNTVAIFFAEHESGFLAGLAAAVELKTGDFGFIGGMEIPAVQKFNWGFQQGVAYANANLGTTVTLKAENVIYQGTFHDVAAGQQLAAQMYDRGVKAIFCAAGGVGVGAINEAKARADKGVWIIGVDSDQYAQGVYAEGKSIILTSAMKAVDVSAFDMIKAEQEGKFPGGQTLTFSVANDGVGIPPVNPNLSAETVAKVDEVKAKIKAGSFNVSAVQGSLIK is encoded by the coding sequence ATGAAGAAGAGCATGCTCGTATGCGCTGTCGCAGCCGCCGCCCTGTTGGTGCCGTCGATGCTGATGACGTCCTGCAGCGGAAAGAAAGAGGCCGCTAAGGAAATGCTGGTCGGTATGGTTACCGACGCCGGAACAATCGACGACAAGTCCTTCAACCAGGGAACCTGGGAAGGCATCCTCCGCGCGGGAAAAGATCTCGGTGTAAAGACCAAGTACCTGAAGCCCACCGGAACCACCGAAGCGGACTACGTTAAAGAGATCACCAATCTCTACGACGCAGGCTACAAGTTCATCGTGACCCCCGGATTCAAATTCGAAACCGCTATTTTCGTGACTCAGGACAAGTATCCCGACGCGAAGTTCGTGCTCATCGACGGCAGCCCCAACAACGGCGCCTGGGACGACACCCGCCAGGAAAAAGTCGGAACAAACACCGTCGCAATCTTCTTCGCGGAGCATGAATCGGGATTCCTCGCGGGTCTCGCTGCAGCCGTCGAACTTAAGACCGGCGACTTCGGCTTCATCGGCGGAATGGAAATTCCCGCTGTTCAGAAGTTCAACTGGGGATTCCAGCAGGGCGTCGCCTACGCGAACGCGAACCTGGGAACAACCGTTACTCTTAAAGCCGAAAACGTCATCTATCAGGGAACCTTCCACGACGTAGCAGCCGGACAGCAGCTCGCCGCACAGATGTACGACCGCGGCGTTAAGGCGATCTTCTGCGCGGCCGGCGGCGTCGGCGTCGGAGCGATCAACGAAGCGAAAGCGCGCGCCGACAAGGGCGTGTGGATCATCGGCGTAGACTCCGACCAGTATGCGCAGGGCGTGTATGCGGAAGGAAAATCCATCATCCTGACCTCCGCCATGAAAGCCGTAGACGTTTCCGCCTTCGACATGATCAAGGCAGAACAGGAAGGCAAATTCCCCGGCGGACAGACCCTCACCTTCTCCGTTGCCAACGACGGCGTCGGCATTCCCCCGGTCAACCCCAACCTCAGCGCGGAAACCGTCGCCAAGGTGGACGAAGTCAAGGCGAAGATCAAAGCCGGATCCTTCAACGTTTCCGCTGTTCAGGGAAGCCTGATCAAGTAA
- a CDS encoding DUF308 domain-containing protein, whose amino-acid sequence MKSYSVLGIIFVLTGLIMLFVPEGFIQAVMVSLGVAAFSNGVYILVKSRHLIDARPFLNVMTVRAVLSMVVGLVAIVLPLALAGTLWLIVSWILAGYLVLSAALQIYGIVKLREAGIPAPLFYYETGVSLVLALILFFMPGTIGITLIRIAGAMVLLGGIGTLGWSLGYFDRFRKTI is encoded by the coding sequence GTGAAATCATACAGCGTATTGGGGATCATATTCGTATTGACAGGTCTTATCATGCTTTTTGTTCCTGAAGGATTCATTCAGGCGGTAATGGTGAGTTTGGGCGTCGCTGCTTTTTCGAACGGCGTATACATTCTGGTTAAAAGCCGGCATTTAATCGACGCCCGGCCTTTTTTAAACGTCATGACCGTACGGGCCGTATTGAGCATGGTTGTCGGTTTGGTCGCGATAGTCCTTCCCCTCGCGCTGGCGGGCACTCTCTGGCTCATCGTTTCATGGATTCTGGCCGGGTATCTTGTACTCTCGGCTGCCCTTCAAATCTACGGCATTGTAAAGCTTCGCGAGGCGGGAATACCCGCCCCCCTCTTTTATTATGAAACGGGAGTATCCCTCGTTCTCGCGCTGATTCTCTTCTTCATGCCCGGAACGATAGGGATTACGCTGATACGCATCGCCGGGGCGATGGTGCTTCTCGGCGGGATTGGAACCCTCGGCTGGTCCCTGGGTTATTTCGACAGATTCAGGAAAACAATATGA
- the gnd gene encoding decarboxylating NADP(+)-dependent phosphogluconate dehydrogenase, which translates to MKADIGFIGLAVMGENLVLNMEHHGFTVAVFNRTTATVDTFINGRAQGKKIIGTRSLAELTQSISRPRKIMMMIKAGAAVDAVIDELIPLLEEGDILIDGGNSNYADTVRRVHRLKALGIRFVGTGVSGGEEGALKGPSIMPGGEAEAWPEIRNIFTSIAAKGPDGDPCCAWIGPDGSGHYVKMIHNGIEYGDMQLLAETYWIMREYLGMNHDEMADVFSRWNEGKLDSYLVEITAEILRKKDSDGEPLALKILDTAGQKGTGKWTGIAALNEGTPLTLITESVFARALSSQKERRVAASRIFPVEKKTFDGDRNAMLDALRDALYAAKIVSYAQGFELIAQASRTNGWNLDFAGIARLWRGGCIIRSVFLDRIADAFTANPELSNLVESPYFSGELIRAEDGWRKTAAAAISASLPVPALASALTWFDGYRSAEGPANLIQAQRDYFGAHTYERTDAERGRFFHTDWTGHGGSAISGSYSV; encoded by the coding sequence ATGAAGGCAGACATAGGATTCATCGGACTCGCCGTCATGGGCGAAAACCTCGTGCTGAACATGGAACATCATGGATTTACGGTTGCGGTTTTCAATAGAACTACCGCAACGGTAGACACCTTCATAAACGGAAGGGCTCAGGGGAAAAAAATCATCGGAACCCGTTCGCTTGCGGAATTGACGCAAAGCATCTCCAGGCCGAGAAAAATCATGATGATGATCAAGGCAGGAGCCGCCGTGGACGCGGTGATCGACGAACTTATTCCGCTGCTCGAAGAAGGAGACATTCTGATCGACGGAGGAAACTCGAACTACGCCGATACCGTGCGCCGGGTCCACAGGCTGAAGGCGCTCGGCATACGGTTCGTAGGCACGGGGGTTTCCGGCGGGGAAGAAGGCGCGCTTAAAGGTCCGTCGATCATGCCCGGCGGCGAGGCCGAGGCATGGCCGGAAATACGGAACATCTTCACGTCGATCGCGGCAAAGGGCCCGGACGGAGACCCCTGCTGCGCCTGGATCGGCCCGGACGGGTCCGGACACTACGTAAAAATGATACACAACGGAATCGAATACGGCGACATGCAGCTGTTGGCGGAGACTTACTGGATCATGAGGGAATATCTCGGCATGAACCACGACGAGATGGCCGACGTATTCTCCCGGTGGAACGAAGGAAAGCTCGACTCCTACCTTGTGGAAATCACCGCGGAAATACTGAGAAAAAAAGACTCGGACGGCGAGCCGCTCGCCCTTAAGATTCTCGATACCGCGGGACAAAAAGGAACCGGAAAATGGACGGGAATCGCAGCCCTCAACGAAGGAACGCCGCTGACGCTTATCACGGAATCCGTTTTCGCCCGCGCACTGTCCTCCCAGAAAGAACGGAGAGTCGCCGCTTCCCGGATATTCCCCGTTGAAAAGAAAACCTTCGACGGAGACAGGAACGCGATGCTCGATGCGCTCCGCGACGCCCTGTACGCCGCGAAAATAGTATCATACGCGCAGGGGTTCGAACTGATAGCGCAGGCCTCCAGGACGAACGGATGGAATCTCGATTTCGCCGGAATTGCCCGGCTGTGGCGGGGAGGATGCATCATACGCTCGGTGTTTCTCGACCGCATCGCTGACGCCTTCACGGCAAATCCCGAACTGTCAAATCTCGTCGAGTCACCGTATTTCTCGGGCGAACTGATCCGCGCGGAAGACGGCTGGCGGAAAACAGCCGCCGCGGCGATATCTGCGTCGCTTCCGGTACCGGCGCTCGCCTCGGCGCTCACCTGGTTCGACGGCTATCGGAGCGCAGAAGGACCGGCCAATTTGATTCAGGCTCAGCGCGATTATTTCGGCGCTCACACCTATGAACGAACCGACGCCGAAAGAGGAAGATTTTTCCACACGGATTGGACGGGACACGGCGGATCCGCTATTTCCGGCTCTTATTCGGTATAA
- a CDS encoding beta-galactosidase, whose protein sequence is MDSYSYNPRYLEKNGEPWFPIMGEMHYSRFPADQWKESLLKMKAGGVDVVSTYVIWIHHEEVEGEWDFTGNRDLRRFVQTVGECGLSLMLRIGPWVHAEVRNGGFPDWLLARPFPVRSANDQRYFAEVDRLYKKIFSEVHGLMLKDGFAGAGAECSGPIIGVQIENEFGHCGGLSGEEGESHMRTLAGLAKAAGFDVPLYTATGWGGAVTGGMIPVMGGYCEAPWDQRLTDIEPSGNYIFTHERNDHNIGSDYGFGRGITFDLEKFPYLTAELGGGLQVTHHRRPIARSRDIGAMSLAKMGSGVNLLGYYMYHGGTNPKGKLTTLQETRDTGSINDLPELSYDFRAPIGEYGRISDTYREIKLLSLFLHDFGSDLCRMPARIPDENPLYPANRTELRHSWRCADGRGYLFINNFQRRQKQNDHAGRVFAAPGTDLSFPPLTVRDGEYFFLPFNMQIGSAVLETALATPLCVVEADGGLEYVFYTAFDQAEKLLKEGKAGELYRFKDGVLPADVRIRTLSRQEALDAWKVDGKLVMHSGELYQDGSDAYVDALGSATPVQFSLLWNEGGKTVYDIIVPEWTGDDAVLSLSYLGDSARLYEQGSLIADNFWLAPELNWDICLRRFGKGKAHRLRLEIQALAKDDRVFLETWPPMENGRACSLNAASMTPVRYVKL, encoded by the coding sequence ATGGACAGCTACTCGTACAACCCGCGGTATCTTGAAAAGAACGGCGAACCGTGGTTCCCGATTATGGGAGAAATGCATTATTCGCGCTTTCCGGCCGATCAATGGAAGGAATCGCTTCTTAAAATGAAGGCCGGCGGAGTCGATGTGGTTTCGACATACGTCATCTGGATTCACCACGAAGAGGTGGAAGGCGAATGGGATTTTACCGGAAACCGGGATCTTCGCCGGTTTGTGCAGACGGTGGGCGAGTGCGGCCTTTCCCTCATGCTTCGCATCGGGCCCTGGGTGCACGCAGAGGTGCGCAACGGCGGCTTTCCCGATTGGCTGCTCGCGCGTCCGTTTCCGGTGCGCAGCGCGAACGATCAGCGGTACTTCGCGGAAGTGGACCGGCTGTACAAGAAGATTTTTTCCGAGGTTCACGGACTTATGCTCAAGGACGGCTTCGCCGGCGCCGGGGCAGAGTGCTCAGGCCCGATCATCGGAGTTCAGATCGAGAACGAGTTCGGCCATTGCGGCGGCCTTTCCGGAGAAGAAGGCGAGTCTCACATGCGAACTCTCGCCGGGTTGGCGAAGGCCGCGGGCTTCGATGTTCCCCTGTATACGGCGACCGGCTGGGGCGGCGCGGTAACCGGCGGCATGATTCCGGTGATGGGCGGTTATTGCGAGGCTCCCTGGGACCAGCGGCTGACCGATATCGAGCCGAGCGGGAACTATATCTTCACTCATGAGCGCAACGACCACAATATCGGAAGCGACTACGGCTTCGGCCGGGGCATCACCTTCGATCTGGAGAAATTTCCGTATCTCACTGCCGAGCTCGGCGGAGGGCTGCAGGTGACCCATCATCGGCGTCCGATCGCGCGATCGCGGGACATCGGCGCGATGTCGCTCGCAAAGATGGGCAGCGGGGTGAACTTGCTGGGCTACTACATGTATCACGGCGGCACGAACCCGAAGGGAAAGCTCACTACGCTTCAGGAAACGCGCGATACCGGATCGATCAACGATCTGCCCGAGCTCTCCTACGATTTCCGCGCGCCTATCGGCGAGTACGGGCGCATCAGCGACACCTATCGCGAAATAAAGCTCCTGTCCCTGTTTTTGCATGACTTCGGTTCGGATCTCTGCCGGATGCCGGCGCGTATTCCCGATGAAAATCCGCTGTACCCGGCGAATCGAACCGAGTTGCGGCATTCCTGGAGATGCGCCGACGGGCGGGGCTATCTATTCATCAACAACTTCCAGCGCAGGCAAAAGCAGAACGACCATGCAGGGCGGGTTTTCGCCGCGCCCGGCACGGATCTGTCGTTTCCTCCCTTGACGGTTCGAGACGGCGAATACTTCTTCCTGCCCTTCAATATGCAGATCGGTTCGGCCGTATTGGAAACGGCTCTCGCGACGCCCTTGTGCGTAGTCGAAGCGGACGGAGGCCTCGAGTATGTGTTCTATACCGCATTCGATCAGGCGGAAAAGCTGTTGAAGGAAGGCAAGGCCGGCGAGCTCTACCGATTTAAGGACGGCGTTCTTCCCGCGGATGTCCGCATCCGCACCCTGTCGCGGCAGGAAGCCCTGGACGCATGGAAGGTAGACGGCAAGCTGGTAATGCATAGCGGAGAGCTCTATCAGGACGGAAGCGACGCGTACGTCGATGCTCTCGGCTCCGCGACGCCGGTGCAATTCTCGCTGTTATGGAACGAGGGCGGGAAAACAGTGTACGACATCATCGTCCCCGAATGGACCGGCGACGACGCGGTTTTATCCCTCTCTTACCTCGGCGATTCCGCCCGGCTTTACGAGCAGGGTTCGCTGATAGCCGATAATTTCTGGCTTGCTCCGGAATTGAATTGGGACATCTGTCTTCGCCGTTTTGGAAAGGGGAAGGCTCATCGGCTCCGGCTGGAAATACAGGCTCTCGCAAAAGACGACCGCGTGTTTCTCGAGACCTGGCCGCCGATGGAAAACGGACGGGCCTGTTCGCTCAACGCTGCATCGATGACTCCCGTACGCTACGTTAAACTCTAG
- a CDS encoding glycosyl hydrolase 53 family protein has protein sequence MKHAIYALCIGAVAFAGCASSGVSSGNAAASLPVYSGNPEEGELFVEKIEGLPAAFLRGVDVSSVLALEKSGVVFRDKAGNPQDLFVTLRDSGVNSIRIRVWNNPFDDQGRGFGGGNCDIDAAIVMGRRAAAAGLPVLLDFHYSDFWADPAKQQAPRAWAGMDIDAKADALYEYTKTSLAKAVKAGVNVHMVQIGNETTGAMCGETNWINIAKLMKAGSKAVREVSAKEKKNIKIAVHFTNPEKSGEYERYVQILSKQNLDYDVFASSWYPWWHGSVDNFAAVLKRVAELSGKEVMCAEVSYAHTYENGDETGNTISEETMCEKPWPITVQGQASAVRETIAAVASVGKAGIGVYYWEPAWLPVPGETYDDQRLLWDRDGSGWASSYAYAYDPKDAGKYFGGSSWDNQAMFAFDGTPLASLDVWRLVYTGSVTDVRPDFVEEAKVRVRIGDKAAMPAEVWVVKNNGERVSMPVSWNASAKRLGSGPDAGKMFPLSTIGGAPLGDYLATGALEGASQDSPAPSALVSVVEPNYLDNPSFEDKDLSMWKIENVGGVTTELFVQEKLTDAKSGKNALHFWSKGKVSFRVEQTVRNLKPGVYKFSIALHGGDAKNQNMYIYAISGGKTRKAETDVDGWRNFRSPVIQEIQADGGPVTVGAYIGCDAGGWGSLDDFLLAPVR, from the coding sequence ATGAAACATGCCATTTACGCTCTCTGCATCGGGGCCGTCGCGTTCGCCGGCTGCGCTTCCTCCGGCGTCTCTTCCGGAAACGCGGCCGCGTCTCTGCCCGTCTACTCAGGAAACCCCGAGGAGGGGGAATTGTTCGTGGAAAAGATCGAAGGCCTGCCTGCCGCCTTCCTGCGAGGCGTCGATGTGTCGAGCGTTTTAGCGCTCGAGAAAAGCGGGGTCGTGTTCCGGGACAAGGCCGGCAATCCGCAGGATCTGTTCGTAACGCTCCGGGATTCGGGCGTGAACAGCATCCGCATCCGCGTGTGGAACAATCCCTTCGACGATCAGGGCCGGGGCTTCGGCGGCGGCAACTGCGACATCGACGCGGCGATCGTTATGGGAAGGCGGGCCGCGGCCGCAGGGCTTCCGGTGCTTCTTGATTTTCATTATTCCGACTTTTGGGCCGACCCCGCTAAACAGCAGGCTCCGCGAGCTTGGGCGGGGATGGATATAGACGCCAAGGCCGATGCCCTCTATGAATACACGAAGACCAGTCTGGCAAAAGCTGTCAAGGCGGGCGTGAACGTTCACATGGTTCAGATCGGCAATGAAACCACCGGCGCCATGTGCGGCGAGACCAACTGGATCAATATCGCGAAGCTCATGAAGGCCGGAAGCAAAGCAGTCCGCGAAGTTTCGGCGAAAGAGAAGAAGAACATCAAAATCGCCGTGCATTTTACGAATCCGGAAAAGTCAGGCGAGTACGAACGGTATGTTCAGATCCTGTCAAAGCAGAATCTTGATTACGACGTGTTCGCTTCCTCCTGGTATCCGTGGTGGCACGGTTCGGTCGACAATTTCGCGGCCGTGCTGAAGCGCGTCGCCGAACTTTCCGGCAAGGAAGTGATGTGCGCCGAAGTTTCGTACGCGCATACGTATGAAAACGGCGACGAAACCGGCAACACGATCTCGGAAGAAACAATGTGCGAAAAGCCGTGGCCGATCACCGTTCAGGGTCAGGCATCGGCTGTGCGCGAAACCATCGCCGCCGTGGCTTCGGTCGGAAAGGCGGGAATCGGCGTGTACTACTGGGAGCCCGCGTGGCTTCCAGTGCCGGGCGAAACGTATGACGACCAGCGGCTTCTTTGGGATCGCGATGGTTCCGGCTGGGCTTCAAGTTATGCCTATGCATACGATCCGAAGGACGCCGGAAAATACTTCGGCGGTTCAAGCTGGGATAATCAGGCGATGTTCGCCTTCGACGGCACGCCTCTTGCGTCCCTTGACGTCTGGCGCCTGGTGTACACCGGTTCCGTAACGGATGTCCGCCCGGATTTCGTCGAAGAGGCGAAGGTGCGCGTGCGCATCGGCGACAAGGCCGCGATGCCCGCGGAAGTATGGGTGGTCAAGAACAACGGTGAACGGGTTTCGATGCCTGTTTCGTGGAATGCGTCCGCAAAGCGCCTGGGCTCGGGTCCCGACGCGGGAAAGATGTTCCCTCTTTCGACGATCGGCGGCGCGCCTCTCGGCGATTATCTGGCAACGGGCGCCTTGGAGGGCGCTTCGCAGGATTCGCCGGCGCCTTCGGCCCTGGTCTCAGTAGTCGAGCCGAACTATCTCGATAATCCGAGCTTCGAGGACAAGGATCTTTCGATGTGGAAGATCGAAAACGTCGGAGGAGTTACGACCGAGTTGTTTGTTCAGGAAAAACTCACCGACGCCAAGAGCGGTAAAAACGCGCTCCATTTCTGGTCGAAAGGGAAGGTCTCCTTCCGGGTCGAGCAGACGGTACGCAATCTCAAGCCCGGCGTCTACAAATTCTCCATAGCCCTTCACGGCGGAGACGCAAAAAATCAGAATATGTACATCTACGCGATTTCCGGAGGGAAAACGCGTAAGGCCGAGACTGATGTGGACGGCTGGAGGAATTTCAGAAGCCCCGTCATCCAGGAGATACAGGCCGACGGCGGTCCTGTAACGGTCGGCGCCTATATCGGCTGCGACGCGGGAGGCTGGGGATCGCTCGACGATTTCCTCCTTGCTCCGGTCAGATAA